Proteins from one Bacteroides mediterraneensis genomic window:
- a CDS encoding glutamate synthase subunit beta, which yields MGNPKAFLTVPRQEAGYRPIHDRIRDFSEVEQTLNTSERKLQASRCMDCGVPFCHWACPLGNRPPEFQDAMYKGKWKEAYEILSGTNDFPEFTGRICPALCEKSCVLKLSMDAPVTIREDEAAVIEAAFREGYVQPRQYKRNGKSVAVIGSGPAGLAAANQLNQKGYTVTVFEKLEYVGGLLRFGIPNFKLSKSVIDRRIAVMEAEGITFKVNTDIDVTHLPEGFDAYCICTGTPQARDLNIPGRDLKGIHFAMEMLAQQNRVLAGQQIPKEERITAKGKNVLVIGGGDTGSDCIGTSNRQGALSVTQIEIMPKPPVGYNPKTPWPQWPIVLKTSSSHEEGCVRRWSLTSNRFLEKDGKVCGVEVEEVEWIPGAEGERPVMKPTGKKEVLKADLVLLAMGFLRPEQPEFPANVFVAGDAATGASLVVKCIAGGRKAAADIDAYLSRR from the coding sequence ATGGGAAATCCAAAAGCATTTCTGACCGTTCCCAGACAAGAAGCCGGATATCGTCCGATACACGATCGTATCAGAGACTTCAGTGAGGTGGAACAGACGTTGAACACAAGTGAGCGTAAGTTGCAGGCATCGCGGTGTATGGACTGTGGGGTACCCTTCTGCCACTGGGCTTGTCCGCTGGGCAATCGCCCCCCGGAGTTTCAGGATGCCATGTACAAGGGAAAATGGAAAGAAGCTTATGAGATACTTTCCGGAACCAACGACTTTCCGGAATTTACCGGACGTATCTGTCCGGCATTGTGCGAAAAAAGTTGTGTATTGAAACTGAGTATGGATGCGCCGGTCACTATCCGTGAGGATGAGGCCGCAGTGATTGAAGCAGCCTTCCGTGAAGGTTATGTGCAGCCTCGCCAGTACAAGCGGAACGGGAAATCGGTGGCCGTTATCGGTTCCGGACCTGCCGGACTGGCTGCGGCCAACCAGTTGAACCAGAAAGGGTATACTGTCACGGTGTTCGAAAAACTGGAATATGTGGGTGGACTGTTGCGTTTCGGTATTCCGAACTTCAAACTCAGCAAGTCAGTCATCGACCGTCGTATTGCGGTAATGGAGGCTGAAGGTATTACGTTCAAAGTGAATACGGATATCGATGTCACTCATCTGCCCGAAGGTTTTGATGCTTATTGCATTTGTACGGGTACACCGCAGGCACGTGACTTGAATATTCCGGGCCGTGATTTGAAAGGTATCCATTTTGCCATGGAAATGCTGGCACAGCAGAATCGTGTGCTGGCCGGACAGCAGATTCCGAAGGAAGAACGCATTACTGCCAAAGGAAAGAATGTGCTGGTTATCGGAGGTGGAGATACGGGAAGCGATTGTATCGGTACCAGTAACCGTCAGGGAGCACTTAGCGTGACGCAGATTGAAATCATGCCCAAGCCGCCGGTAGGCTATAATCCGAAAACTCCGTGGCCGCAGTGGCCCATCGTGCTCAAGACGAGCAGTAGCCATGAAGAAGGCTGTGTACGTCGCTGGAGCCTGACTTCCAACCGTTTTCTGGAAAAGGATGGTAAAGTTTGCGGGGTGGAAGTGGAAGAAGTAGAATGGATTCCGGGAGCAGAAGGAGAACGTCCGGTGATGAAGCCTACTGGCAAGAAGGAAGTGCTGAAAGCCGACCTGGTTTTGCTGGCTATGGGTTTCCTCCGTCCGGAACAGCCGGAATTCCCGGCCAATGTATTCGTTGCAGGTGATGCCGCTACCGGAGCCAGTCTGGTGGTGAAATGCATTGCAGGTGGACGTAAGGCCGCAGCCGACATTGATGCATATCTGAGTCGGAGATAA